A genomic region of Gemmata massiliana contains the following coding sequences:
- a CDS encoding HEAT repeat domain-containing protein: protein MGSARFVKAMCAVALFNGAFYLCIKEEALAGEKDDLAKKYTEQLRKSKDVKARVTALQELGTLAQIKKSLAADALPDIYKATEDKDAGIRAAAAETLGKADEPYDKVGSVLVKLLKDDKDESVKIAAAKGLASMGTAAKEALPAVRDVVKANAGDKKSKLGLAAKDALKSINGTRK from the coding sequence ATGGGTTCCGCTCGGTTCGTAAAGGCGATGTGTGCGGTGGCGCTGTTCAACGGCGCGTTCTACCTGTGCATCAAGGAAGAGGCACTCGCGGGCGAGAAAGACGACCTCGCGAAGAAGTACACGGAGCAGCTCCGGAAGAGCAAGGACGTGAAGGCGCGCGTTACGGCTCTCCAGGAACTCGGGACGCTCGCACAGATCAAGAAATCACTGGCGGCCGACGCGCTGCCGGACATCTACAAGGCGACGGAAGACAAGGACGCGGGCATCCGGGCCGCGGCCGCGGAAACACTCGGTAAAGCCGATGAGCCATACGACAAGGTGGGTAGCGTTCTTGTGAAGTTGCTGAAGGACGATAAAGACGAGAGCGTTAAGATCGCCGCTGCGAAGGGGCTGGCCTCAATGGGCACCGCGGCGAAAGAGGCGCTGCCAGCAGTTCGCGATGTCGTGAAGGCGAACGCGGGCGACAAAAAGAGTAAACTGGGACTCGCCGCCAAGGACGCCCTCAAATCGATCAACGGCACCCGGAAGTAA
- a CDS encoding outer membrane protein assembly factor BamB family protein → MHPRLIAALGLLLVPSFVSAEDWPGWRGPRADGTVKDQGFPLTWNAKENVKWKLELPGTGHSSPVVSRGKVFVAGCVEADKTRVLYCVDRATGKLLWARTAAVSSLEFKHSENSWASSTPATDGERVYITFFDKPHLRVYCYDFDGKLLWEKIPGEFHSVHGFCSPPVLYKDLVIVNGDQDAPKDKNAYIVALDKKTGEGKWRADRPNKLRSYCPPVVVEVANKPQLVLTGSKCVTSYSPDTGKQNWIIDGPTEQFVSSMVMHDGILLLTAGFPQHWVMAIKPDGTGNVTKTHILWSKKGEGGYVPSPVAHDGKLFLVDDAGVASCWDVKTGKQFWKERLSGKKHHASAIAADGRIYLTSSEGTTFVLKASEEFELLAKNPLGEAVFASPAFSDGDIFIRGTKHLWCIGEKK, encoded by the coding sequence ATGCACCCGCGACTAATCGCTGCCCTCGGATTGCTACTCGTTCCGAGTTTCGTTTCGGCCGAGGATTGGCCCGGCTGGCGCGGTCCGCGTGCGGACGGAACGGTAAAGGATCAGGGATTTCCACTCACCTGGAACGCCAAAGAGAACGTGAAGTGGAAGCTCGAACTCCCCGGCACAGGGCACTCGTCTCCGGTCGTGAGTCGCGGAAAGGTGTTCGTCGCGGGGTGCGTCGAAGCGGACAAAACGCGCGTGTTGTACTGCGTGGACCGCGCCACCGGCAAACTGCTGTGGGCCAGAACCGCCGCGGTTTCGAGTTTGGAGTTCAAACACAGCGAGAACAGTTGGGCCAGTTCCACCCCCGCGACCGACGGCGAGCGCGTATACATCACGTTCTTCGACAAGCCGCACCTGCGCGTCTACTGCTACGACTTCGACGGCAAACTGTTATGGGAAAAGATCCCGGGCGAGTTCCACTCCGTTCACGGCTTCTGCAGCCCACCGGTGCTGTATAAGGATCTGGTGATCGTGAACGGCGACCAAGACGCGCCGAAGGACAAAAACGCATACATTGTCGCCCTTGACAAGAAGACGGGTGAGGGGAAGTGGCGCGCGGACCGGCCGAACAAGCTACGTTCGTACTGTCCGCCCGTTGTGGTGGAGGTCGCGAACAAGCCTCAACTCGTGCTGACCGGGAGCAAGTGCGTCACGAGCTACTCTCCGGACACGGGGAAGCAGAACTGGATCATCGACGGCCCGACCGAACAGTTCGTCTCGAGCATGGTCATGCACGACGGCATCCTGCTCCTCACTGCGGGTTTCCCGCAACACTGGGTCATGGCGATCAAGCCAGACGGCACCGGGAACGTCACCAAGACACACATCCTGTGGTCGAAAAAGGGCGAAGGCGGGTACGTCCCCTCTCCCGTTGCCCACGACGGGAAACTGTTCCTCGTGGACGACGCTGGAGTCGCGAGCTGTTGGGACGTGAAGACGGGCAAACAGTTCTGGAAAGAGCGCTTGAGCGGGAAGAAGCACCACGCTTCCGCAATCGCGGCCGATGGGCGCATTTACCTCACGTCCAGCGAAGGTACCACGTTCGTGCTGAAAGCGAGTGAGGAGTTCGAACTGCTGGCGAAGAACCCACTCGGCGAAGCCGTGTTCGCCTCCCCCGCGTTCTCGGACGGCGACATCTTCATTCGCGGAACCAAACACCTGTGGTGCATCGGCGAGAAGAAGTAA
- the murB gene encoding UDP-N-acetylmuramate dehydrogenase, which translates to MSLADQFPEITQRNQPLAPFTHLKIGGPAEFLIQPRSLDELNAVLSACQRDRVPVRMLGGGFNLLIQDDPVPGAVIRLTAEAFTFLQRDGKRITGGGGGQLFDLIAFTVKHGLGGLETLVGIRGTVGGSVRCNVGDRNGEISQTVRNVTVLTEAGKVQVRGRDELTFSEHHSDLDEPVILSVEFELEPEEPVQVMKRMQKAWIQRKAAEPLSFQASVRLFRNPAGHTAATLIDRAQMTKARAGGAELSERNSNYAVAHPGTTARDILQLVELVRSKVKDRTGVALERELHVW; encoded by the coding sequence ATGTCCCTTGCCGACCAGTTCCCAGAAATCACCCAGCGGAACCAGCCGCTCGCCCCGTTCACGCACCTGAAAATCGGCGGCCCGGCCGAGTTCCTCATCCAACCGCGCTCGCTGGACGAACTCAACGCGGTCCTGTCCGCGTGCCAGCGCGACCGCGTCCCGGTCCGGATGCTCGGCGGCGGGTTCAACCTGCTGATCCAGGACGATCCCGTTCCGGGCGCGGTGATCCGCCTCACCGCGGAAGCGTTCACGTTCCTCCAGCGCGACGGAAAGCGTATCACCGGCGGCGGCGGCGGGCAACTGTTCGACCTCATCGCGTTCACTGTGAAGCACGGACTCGGCGGACTGGAAACGCTCGTTGGTATTCGCGGTACTGTCGGCGGCAGCGTGCGGTGCAACGTCGGCGATCGTAACGGCGAAATCAGCCAAACGGTGCGCAACGTGACCGTGCTGACCGAGGCCGGCAAAGTGCAGGTCCGCGGGCGCGACGAACTGACGTTCAGTGAGCACCACAGCGACCTGGACGAACCGGTGATCCTCTCCGTCGAGTTCGAGCTGGAACCCGAAGAACCGGTTCAGGTTATGAAGCGGATGCAGAAGGCGTGGATTCAACGAAAGGCGGCCGAACCGCTGAGCTTCCAGGCATCCGTGCGGCTGTTCCGTAACCCGGCGGGCCACACCGCCGCGACCCTCATCGACCGCGCCCAAATGACGAAGGCACGAGCGGGCGGCGCCGAACTGAGCGAGCGGAACTCGAACTACGCGGTCGCACACCCGGGCACCACAGCCCGGGACATTCTGCAACTGGTCGAACTCGTTCGATCAAAGGTGAAGGACCGCACCGGCGTGGCGCTCGAACGGGAGTTACACGTCTGGTGA
- a CDS encoding cell division protein FtsQ/DivIB: MKRAKKAPAPPPKATRTTRPIVAVVLTLGVAGALLFGLSRLGDEARRNIGPRDRYAVRFADIQCEPPPNTSRETFLTEVRYSTQIEPTFQILDPDLKKKLSTAFTAHPWVASVDAVTIEAPDVVTVALTFRKPALAILQSGGKRVVDAKGVILPISAPTDGLPELLNVPALPANAVAGQFWPGDVVVRAAAVAAEYKPQTIERTPQGWQLIQRNGQKLMVAK, from the coding sequence GTGAAGCGAGCCAAGAAAGCGCCCGCCCCGCCACCCAAAGCCACACGCACGACCCGACCCATTGTCGCGGTCGTGCTCACACTCGGCGTCGCAGGTGCGTTGCTATTCGGTCTGTCGCGGTTGGGTGACGAAGCCCGCCGAAACATCGGCCCGCGCGACCGGTACGCGGTGCGGTTCGCGGACATTCAATGCGAGCCGCCGCCGAACACGTCGCGCGAGACGTTCCTGACCGAAGTGCGATACAGCACCCAAATCGAGCCGACGTTCCAGATTCTCGATCCCGATTTGAAGAAAAAGCTGTCCACCGCGTTCACCGCGCACCCGTGGGTCGCGAGTGTCGACGCGGTGACAATTGAAGCCCCCGATGTGGTGACCGTTGCTCTCACGTTCCGCAAACCGGCGTTGGCGATACTTCAATCTGGTGGCAAGCGCGTGGTCGATGCAAAGGGCGTGATACTCCCGATTTCTGCCCCGACCGATGGTTTGCCCGAGCTTCTCAACGTCCCCGCGCTGCCAGCGAATGCGGTCGCCGGGCAGTTCTGGCCCGGGGATGTCGTAGTTCGAGCAGCAGCAGTCGCAGCAGAGTACAAGCCACAAACGATCGAACGCACCCCGCAGGGCTGGCAGCTCATCCAGCGCAACGGTCAGAAACTGATGGTGGCGAAGTAG
- a CDS encoding phosphoesterase: protein MPLDEKVLVIPTERFRAAGYFHGLRAADSAFRAAILDPAVFQFRPRYEVETDPSFKQLIPYIVLRCGDHLFHYRRGAAGTEKRLEALRSIGIGGHISEADAAGGDDPYQTGMMRELTEEVELGCGFHEQCVGFINDDRTPVGSVHLGVVHIFELESSTARSREDALADSGFAPLAELLRDAEQFETWSQFALEELGRPTRA from the coding sequence GTGCCGCTCGACGAAAAGGTGCTCGTGATCCCGACGGAGCGGTTCCGCGCTGCGGGGTATTTTCACGGGCTTCGAGCCGCAGATAGTGCGTTTCGTGCGGCGATTCTCGACCCGGCCGTGTTCCAGTTCCGCCCGCGTTACGAGGTCGAAACCGATCCGTCGTTCAAGCAACTCATCCCGTACATCGTGTTGAGGTGCGGCGACCATCTGTTTCACTACCGGCGCGGCGCCGCTGGTACAGAGAAACGCCTGGAAGCACTACGCTCGATCGGGATCGGTGGGCACATCAGTGAAGCGGACGCAGCGGGCGGAGATGATCCCTATCAGACGGGCATGATGCGCGAGTTAACCGAAGAAGTGGAACTCGGCTGCGGCTTCCACGAGCAGTGTGTGGGTTTCATTAACGACGACCGCACTCCGGTGGGTAGCGTTCACCTGGGAGTGGTTCATATCTTCGAGTTGGAATCATCCACAGCCCGCTCACGCGAAGACGCGCTAGCCGACTCGGGATTCGCCCCGCTAGCGGAACTGCTCCGCGACGCAGAGCAGTTCGAGACGTGGTCACAGTTCGCGCTGGAGGAATTGGGGCGCCCAACGCGGGCGTGA
- a CDS encoding Gfo/Idh/MocA family protein, with protein MPTSLDSALGLNYKPTLPRRLDWRVGCVGSGFIMRDCHLLAYRNAGFNPIAIASRNETTAKEVAAQYNIPIVQSIEALLANPEVEILDVAVPPAAQPDLIRRAVELGRGRLRGILAQKPLALSVMVARELVKLCADAGIVLAVNQNMRFDQSVRAAKDILNRGWLGEIVLATIDMRAIPHWMPWAEGLPSLSTFVMSIHHLDTFRYWLGTPERVLASTRPDPRTKFPHRDGINLYILEYESGARAASWDDVWTGPSKEGAAGDIGIKWRIEGTDGLMQGTIGWPKYPTREPSSLEYSTRQQPDTWVRPKWDDVWFPDAFVGTMAQLLVAVENGIEPEINGRDNVETVALCEAVFAAATEHRVVRMSDVLGSA; from the coding sequence ATGCCAACCTCTCTCGACTCTGCACTTGGACTGAACTACAAGCCGACGCTTCCTCGCCGTCTGGACTGGCGGGTCGGGTGTGTCGGTTCGGGGTTCATCATGCGGGATTGTCACCTGCTTGCTTACCGCAATGCTGGGTTCAACCCCATCGCCATTGCTTCGCGAAACGAGACGACTGCGAAAGAAGTCGCAGCACAGTACAACATCCCCATTGTTCAGAGCATTGAGGCGCTGCTTGCAAATCCCGAGGTCGAAATCCTCGACGTGGCAGTCCCACCAGCCGCCCAACCCGATCTGATTCGGCGGGCAGTGGAACTCGGCCGCGGACGACTTCGAGGCATACTGGCTCAGAAACCACTCGCGCTGTCGGTGATGGTCGCGCGAGAACTCGTGAAACTGTGTGCGGACGCGGGGATCGTGCTGGCTGTGAACCAGAACATGCGGTTCGATCAGTCCGTGCGCGCGGCAAAAGATATTCTCAATCGCGGTTGGCTCGGTGAAATCGTGTTGGCCACGATCGACATGCGAGCGATTCCGCACTGGATGCCGTGGGCCGAAGGGTTGCCGTCGCTCTCCACGTTCGTCATGAGCATTCACCACCTGGATACCTTCCGATACTGGCTCGGCACACCGGAGCGGGTGCTCGCGTCCACCCGACCCGACCCGCGAACCAAATTCCCGCACCGGGACGGCATTAATCTTTACATTCTGGAGTACGAGTCGGGCGCGCGGGCTGCGTCGTGGGACGACGTGTGGACCGGGCCGAGCAAGGAAGGCGCGGCCGGTGACATCGGGATCAAGTGGCGCATTGAAGGAACGGACGGGTTGATGCAAGGCACAATTGGTTGGCCCAAGTACCCAACCCGCGAGCCGAGTTCGCTGGAATACAGCACGCGACAGCAACCCGACACCTGGGTGCGCCCGAAGTGGGACGACGTATGGTTCCCGGACGCCTTCGTGGGCACGATGGCGCAGCTCCTGGTTGCGGTCGAGAACGGTATCGAGCCGGAGATCAATGGACGTGACAACGTGGAAACGGTCGCGCTGTGCGAGGCCGTTTTCGCGGCCGCGACCGAACACCGCGTGGTCCGCATGTCCGACGTGTTGGGGTCCGCATGA
- the ispH gene encoding 4-hydroxy-3-methylbut-2-enyl diphosphate reductase — translation MKIILANPRGFCAGVNMAIDALETALRHYGSPLYVYHEIVHNRPIVEKFQKLGVVFVDDIAEVPVGGTVLYSAHGISPVIRKHSEERNLRAIDATCPLVTKVHKEAIKFAREGYTIVLIGHEGHDEVIGTMGEAPANMVLVEDAADVEALTLPADTKLAFLTQTTLSVDEAKVVIDALKLKYPQIVGPNKDDICYATQNRQDAVKKLVGEADAVLVLGSQNSSNSQRLAELARTNGKPAYLIDRVSELKDEWFRSTDTVLVTAGASAPEEHVQDCINYLCAKFSATVEPRVVREEDVSFPLPRELRVLTSA, via the coding sequence ATGAAGATCATTCTCGCCAACCCGCGCGGGTTCTGCGCTGGCGTGAACATGGCAATAGACGCACTGGAAACGGCGCTGCGGCACTACGGCAGCCCGTTGTACGTCTATCACGAGATCGTTCACAACCGGCCCATCGTCGAGAAGTTCCAGAAGCTCGGGGTCGTGTTCGTGGACGACATCGCCGAAGTGCCCGTGGGCGGCACGGTACTCTACAGCGCGCACGGCATCTCCCCTGTCATCCGCAAGCACTCCGAAGAGCGAAACCTGCGGGCCATCGACGCGACGTGCCCGCTCGTGACCAAAGTTCACAAGGAAGCGATCAAGTTCGCCCGCGAGGGGTACACGATCGTCCTCATCGGCCACGAGGGGCACGACGAGGTGATCGGCACAATGGGTGAAGCCCCCGCGAACATGGTCCTCGTTGAGGACGCGGCCGACGTGGAGGCTCTGACCCTTCCGGCCGATACGAAACTCGCATTCCTCACGCAGACTACCCTGAGCGTGGACGAAGCGAAGGTGGTCATTGACGCGCTAAAGCTGAAGTACCCGCAAATCGTGGGACCGAACAAGGACGACATCTGCTACGCGACACAAAACCGCCAGGACGCGGTGAAGAAGCTCGTGGGTGAAGCCGACGCGGTGCTGGTGCTGGGGAGTCAGAACAGCTCGAACAGCCAGCGGTTGGCGGAACTCGCCCGCACCAACGGCAAGCCCGCGTACCTCATCGACCGCGTGTCGGAACTGAAGGACGAGTGGTTCCGGTCTACCGATACTGTCCTCGTGACCGCAGGCGCCAGCGCGCCCGAAGAGCACGTCCAAGACTGCATCAACTACCTCTGTGCGAAGTTCAGTGCGACCGTGGAACCGCGCGTCGTTCGCGAAGAAGACGTGAGCTTTCCGCTCCCGCGCGAACTGCGTGTCCTCACGAGCGCGTGA
- a CDS encoding DUF6370 family protein — MLRAALALTLGFAVVVGFGGNGFTAKAEDKKDVKKLEGKLTCTKCALSETDKCGHALIVKEGGKDVKYYLDDKGGAEKYHGKCCKADVDATVTGKVVEKDKKKHIEEPKVEIK; from the coding sequence ATGCTGCGCGCCGCGTTAGCACTCACGCTCGGGTTCGCCGTTGTTGTTGGGTTCGGCGGGAACGGCTTCACCGCCAAGGCCGAAGACAAGAAGGACGTCAAGAAGCTCGAAGGCAAGCTCACCTGCACCAAGTGCGCCCTGAGCGAAACCGACAAGTGCGGTCACGCTCTGATCGTGAAGGAAGGCGGCAAAGACGTTAAGTATTACCTGGACGACAAGGGCGGCGCCGAGAAGTACCACGGTAAGTGCTGCAAGGCCGACGTGGACGCGACCGTGACCGGCAAGGTCGTCGAAAAGGACAAGAAGAAGCACATCGAAGAGCCGAAGGTCGAAATCAAGTAA
- a CDS encoding DUF6797 domain-containing protein, which translates to MVPTFVAFLLAAPAADVPTAPPPRSIPPATTFDLADWTPRPATGFAAPWEKMTDKDWIDPRFREMNTGPFLNCTMRYPFDKRHEMVYKATVVKLGGKNDAAAVFDRCTLRMNSTWTGGYLNHSDRRFGLLNTPTPKGPVLSASTSAPGWADPQGKWDARVPRFTAPIAREWAQYRGLYLHDDRVALAYTVGPRAVLESAESVTASDYQLVASALEVGPGKTEAKRFLCDLVGGNSTSLETKGLSVVISGTGARVRLAWVRHTGGIALDIGSTASIVVAASEKPVRFTTGVADVAAKDVDKLVAALAKLPETTELSVLTKAGSKRWGAPIVTKLDRGDESGPFAVDTLTVPYKNRFNALFFCTGLDFLPDGRVAMCTCHGDVWLITVNEKAGTCSWQRYATGLYHSLGLKVVDGKVVVVERGQLTRLHDLNNDGEADFYECVNNDWHCSGGEHSYDTCLETDPQGNFYFFKTGDTDTPTGGCLMKVSKDGRKSEVFSTGFRHPIGMGMSPTGLLTGADQEGNWMPATRIDQYKQGGFYGDMRAHHRATPPTIYDPPLCWLPREFDNSAGGQTWVPKDTFGPLAGLPIHFSYGRCRPFVLLRQDLPNGGVQGGAVALGVQFLSGVCRGRFGPDGNLYACGLNGWQTAAQADGCLQRVRYTGKALDVPTAMVVRGNTIRLAFSRPLDTKAITASDNYRCAWWNYRWGSEYGSKRWKVSNPNAEGQDEVPVRSAKLLPDGRTLELTFDALKPVMQMQVGYNVKSADGKPVTGSVFLTIHSTGK; encoded by the coding sequence ATGGTTCCTACGTTCGTCGCTTTTTTGCTCGCTGCGCCCGCTGCCGATGTACCGACTGCCCCGCCCCCGCGATCGATCCCGCCCGCGACCACTTTCGATCTCGCGGACTGGACGCCCCGGCCCGCGACCGGATTCGCGGCCCCCTGGGAGAAGATGACCGACAAGGACTGGATCGATCCGCGGTTCCGCGAGATGAACACCGGTCCGTTCCTGAACTGCACGATGCGTTACCCGTTCGATAAGCGCCACGAAATGGTCTACAAGGCGACCGTGGTGAAACTTGGCGGTAAAAATGACGCAGCCGCGGTCTTCGATCGCTGCACACTCCGAATGAACTCCACGTGGACCGGAGGATATCTCAACCACAGTGACCGACGGTTTGGGTTACTAAATACTCCCACCCCGAAGGGGCCAGTGCTCTCCGCGTCAACTTCGGCGCCGGGTTGGGCTGATCCGCAGGGGAAATGGGATGCCCGCGTGCCGCGGTTCACCGCGCCGATCGCGCGCGAGTGGGCGCAGTACCGCGGGCTGTACCTTCACGACGACCGCGTCGCCCTCGCGTACACGGTCGGACCGCGTGCGGTTCTTGAGAGCGCGGAATCGGTGACCGCGAGTGACTACCAGCTCGTGGCTTCGGCCCTCGAAGTCGGCCCCGGCAAGACGGAAGCAAAACGGTTTCTTTGCGACCTCGTGGGCGGGAACTCGACCTCGCTCGAAACAAAGGGGCTATCGGTCGTTATTTCGGGCACCGGCGCGCGAGTACGGCTCGCGTGGGTGCGTCACACGGGTGGAATCGCCCTCGATATCGGATCAACCGCCAGTATCGTGGTCGCGGCCAGCGAAAAGCCCGTGCGCTTCACGACCGGTGTTGCCGATGTCGCGGCAAAAGACGTCGACAAACTCGTCGCGGCGCTCGCAAAATTGCCCGAAACGACAGAGCTGAGCGTGCTGACGAAAGCCGGATCGAAGCGTTGGGGGGCACCGATCGTCACGAAACTCGATCGCGGCGACGAGAGCGGGCCGTTCGCGGTGGACACGCTCACGGTGCCGTACAAGAACCGGTTCAACGCGCTGTTCTTCTGCACGGGACTCGATTTCCTACCGGACGGCCGCGTCGCAATGTGTACCTGCCACGGGGACGTGTGGCTCATCACCGTGAACGAAAAAGCCGGCACCTGCTCGTGGCAGCGGTACGCGACCGGTCTCTACCACTCGCTCGGGCTCAAAGTCGTGGACGGTAAGGTGGTCGTGGTCGAGCGCGGGCAGCTCACGCGGTTACACGACCTGAACAACGACGGCGAAGCGGACTTCTACGAGTGCGTGAACAACGACTGGCACTGTAGCGGTGGCGAGCACTCTTACGACACCTGTCTCGAAACCGACCCACAGGGAAACTTCTACTTCTTCAAGACCGGCGACACGGACACCCCGACGGGCGGCTGTCTGATGAAAGTGAGCAAGGACGGCCGGAAGTCCGAAGTATTCTCCACCGGGTTCCGGCACCCGATCGGGATGGGCATGTCACCGACCGGCCTGCTGACCGGTGCGGACCAGGAAGGCAACTGGATGCCGGCCACTCGCATCGACCAGTACAAACAGGGCGGTTTCTACGGCGACATGCGTGCCCACCACCGGGCCACTCCGCCAACGATCTACGACCCGCCACTGTGCTGGCTGCCGCGCGAATTCGATAACTCCGCGGGCGGTCAAACGTGGGTGCCCAAAGATACCTTCGGCCCGCTCGCGGGCCTGCCGATTCACTTCTCCTACGGGCGCTGCCGACCGTTCGTTCTGCTCCGTCAGGATTTGCCCAACGGGGGCGTTCAGGGCGGGGCCGTGGCGCTGGGCGTGCAGTTCCTCTCGGGCGTTTGTCGCGGGCGATTCGGCCCGGACGGGAACCTCTATGCGTGCGGGCTGAACGGTTGGCAAACCGCGGCCCAAGCGGACGGGTGCCTCCAGCGCGTGCGGTACACCGGCAAAGCGCTCGACGTCCCGACCGCAATGGTAGTGCGCGGGAACACGATCCGTCTCGCGTTCAGCCGCCCGCTCGACACGAAGGCCATTACCGCCAGTGACAACTACCGCTGTGCGTGGTGGAACTACCGGTGGGGCAGCGAGTACGGCTCGAAACGGTGGAAGGTGTCTAATCCGAATGCGGAAGGACAGGATGAAGTGCCGGTTCGCAGCGCCAAGTTGCTGCCCGACGGCCGCACTCTGGAACTCACCTTCGACGCACTCAAACCGGTGATGCAGATGCAGGTGGGCTACAACGTCAAATCCGCCGACGGCAAACCGGTAACGGGATCGGTGTTCCTTACGATTCACAGCACCGGAAAGTGA
- a CDS encoding serine/threonine-protein kinase, translating into MHLDSAEDLMQALRVSGLFTPEQLRAVTRVLNSFGADLQGGMRYIVHRELVTRYQLGKIFRGKVADLIVGPYVVLDKIGEGGMGKVFRARHVQLDRTVALKVIRPGLVTNPTVRGRYAREVQATGKLNHPNVVRVDDAGEIDGKFYLAMEFVDGIDLARMIRDYRSLEVTEVCEYARQAALGLQNAHEHGLVHRDVKPSNIVVAGERHLPQATEPAVVKVLDLGLARAIDPDDMVSPDLTRDHTVVGTPDYMAPEQARNSKLVDARADLYSLGCTVYFLLTGNPPFPSGGPIEKLIQHQTNHPPALQSVRPDVPAGVAELVAKLMAKKPSDRFATAGEFAVAIEPFTIYPVGAPAIPVIAVSDGSTNSALSEDTHPPRSTLAPASGSSIGTKPLLDIPPEPAPIPQQIAPSDKTPRPSALEEPLAVIEPSPVRTTTKRQSAIRRSATRTPPAPVEAPMSRALKWVLIGVAVLVLVVLAIWAATLGPAPEPNSERDVEPGTTQKLASRDSRPSHGSRGVAFIGHFPVL; encoded by the coding sequence ATGCACTTGGACTCGGCCGAAGACCTGATGCAAGCTCTGCGGGTCAGCGGGCTGTTCACCCCCGAACAGCTCCGGGCGGTGACACGCGTCCTGAACTCGTTCGGGGCGGACCTACAGGGCGGGATGCGGTACATCGTTCACCGCGAACTCGTTACCCGGTACCAGCTCGGCAAAATCTTCCGCGGAAAGGTCGCGGACCTCATCGTCGGCCCCTACGTCGTACTCGACAAAATCGGCGAGGGGGGCATGGGGAAAGTGTTCCGCGCCCGCCACGTTCAACTGGACCGCACGGTCGCGCTGAAGGTGATTCGCCCGGGGCTTGTGACGAACCCCACGGTGCGCGGGCGGTACGCGCGCGAGGTGCAGGCCACGGGGAAGCTCAACCACCCCAACGTCGTGCGCGTGGACGACGCGGGCGAAATCGACGGCAAGTTCTACCTCGCGATGGAGTTCGTGGACGGGATCGACCTGGCCCGGATGATCCGTGACTACCGGTCGCTCGAAGTCACAGAGGTGTGCGAGTACGCGCGCCAGGCCGCACTGGGGCTGCAGAACGCCCACGAACACGGTTTGGTTCACCGCGACGTGAAACCGAGCAACATCGTGGTAGCCGGTGAGCGCCATTTGCCGCAAGCGACCGAGCCGGCAGTAGTGAAGGTACTCGACCTCGGACTGGCCCGCGCGATCGACCCGGACGACATGGTTTCGCCCGATCTCACGCGCGATCACACCGTGGTCGGCACCCCCGATTACATGGCCCCCGAACAGGCGCGCAATTCCAAACTCGTGGACGCGCGGGCGGACCTGTACTCGCTCGGGTGTACGGTTTATTTCCTGCTCACAGGCAACCCGCCGTTTCCGAGCGGCGGGCCGATCGAGAAGCTGATTCAACACCAAACCAATCACCCGCCGGCGCTCCAGTCCGTTCGGCCCGACGTTCCGGCCGGGGTCGCCGAACTGGTTGCCAAACTGATGGCGAAAAAGCCGAGTGACCGGTTCGCGACCGCGGGCGAGTTTGCCGTCGCGATCGAGCCGTTCACCATTTACCCGGTCGGTGCGCCCGCGATACCGGTGATCGCCGTTTCGGACGGGTCCACGAACAGCGCCCTTTCTGAAGACACGCACCCCCCGCGGAGCACACTCGCGCCAGCGAGTGGTTCGTCGATTGGTACGAAACCACTGCTCGACATCCCGCCCGAACCGGCGCCGATCCCGCAACAGATTGCGCCGTCGGACAAGACACCGCGCCCGTCCGCTCTGGAGGAGCCGCTCGCGGTGATCGAGCCGTCTCCAGTGCGCACTACAACCAAGCGCCAATCGGCGATCCGGCGAAGCGCAACGAGAACTCCGCCCGCGCCCGTTGAAGCGCCGATGTCGCGAGCACTCAAGTGGGTTCTGATCGGCGTTGCGGTTCTGGTTCTGGTTGTTCTGGCGATTTGGGCCGCGACACTCGGTCCGGCCCCGGAACCGAATAGTGAACGTGACGTCGAACCGGGCACTACGCAGAAACTGGCGAGCCGCGACTCCCGTCCGTCTCACGGAAGCCGCGGTGTGGCGTTCATCGGTCACTTTCCGGTGCTGTGA
- a CDS encoding CBS domain-containing protein, which yields MSALTLHANTAGDLMSAAPVSLVDTATVAEASAFLTERGFGAAVVINPGGHPVGVVTKTDILHHARHAGGTSPNDTTPVTSVMTPAVYTIRVEAPARSVVEQLLELGIHHLFVVDPSGIVVGVISPVDVLKKLR from the coding sequence ATGTCCGCGCTCACCCTTCACGCAAACACCGCCGGCGATCTAATGAGTGCGGCGCCGGTTTCGCTGGTCGATACCGCGACCGTTGCGGAAGCGTCCGCGTTCCTCACCGAACGCGGGTTCGGCGCCGCGGTGGTGATTAATCCCGGAGGGCACCCCGTCGGCGTCGTCACGAAGACGGACATCTTGCACCACGCCCGACACGCGGGCGGCACCAGTCCGAACGACACCACCCCGGTAACGAGCGTCATGACCCCGGCGGTGTACACGATCCGCGTGGAAGCGCCGGCGCGGTCGGTGGTGGAACAGTTACTCGAACTCGGTATCCACCACCTGTTTGTGGTAGACCCGAGCGGGATCGTCGTGGGGGTGATTAGCCCCGTGGACGTGCTGAAGAAGTTGCGATGA